CATCTAAAAAGGTCATGAAACCAATTATTTATTATATGGCTTTTCGATATAAACATAATATGAGGATTAAATATTGTTTTTGTTTGAACATATTTTCTGAATTCCTCTCTATCTTTTGCTTCCATCACGTCAATTGCTTTCTGTAAGTTTTCATAACCATGGTGCATATCAAAGTGAAGATTAATTGTTCTTAAGTTTTTATTAAACATGATTCCTGGATTTTTTAAGAAATTTTTTAAACCTCTTTTCAAAATTTTAACTTTTTTTACTTTATTTACAGATATAGGATTACAAATTATAGCATCATAGTTATTCCATTCAGCATCTGGTTCACTTAAGATTCTATTTTTGAAATTAGATAAATTGATACTATTTTTTGAATTTTCTTGTAACCAAAATCTTCTTTTCTGGCAAAAACCAATCCAATTTTTATTTTCTAAAGATAATAAGTTTTTCCAATACCAGTAATGAAATGTTAATTCTGAATAATGTTTTTCTTTGAAAAAAATGTTATTTCCACTATTACATGTCAAATAACCATCTGGAGCCTTACCCGAGCCTACCCAGCATAAATTATATGAAAAGTTTTCAAGATAGCTTAACCTTTTATTTGTTACACAAAAAATTTCTAAATTGGATTTAATATTTTTCATAGAGGTTTTATTTAGTGTTATATTTATAAAAAATACTATATCTAATTATATTATTTTATTTTTTAAAAATGACATTCAAAATTTTTGATTATAATTCAATTGAATATGGGTTTTATGATAAAATTTTTCATAATAAACAAGGTGTTAGAAGCTCCTGGCACCAAATAAAATTCAACTTTATTAAAAACAAGATTAAAAATAAAAATGTACATCTTGATATTGGATGTGGACCTGGAACATTCATTTCTCTTTTAAAAAATAAATTGTCAATTGGAATTGATATTTCCTCAAAACAGATCAATTTTGCTAAAAATAAATATGGATCAAAAAAAAGAAAATTTTTGTTATTGAAAAAAGATATTCCTTCAAAAAATAATTTTTATAATTCAGTGTCACTCATTGAACTAATAGAACACTTATCAGACAAAAAAATTTCTAAACTTATGAATGAAACCTACAGAGTTTTAAAACCTGGTGGAAAAGTTTATATCACTACTCCAAATTATTTATCTTTGTGGCCTATTATTGAAATATTTGTAAATAAATTTTCAAACATTTCTTATGATCATCAACATATAAATAAATTTAATAAATATAACATCTTGAAAATAATCAACCCAAAAAAATTTAGAGTAAAAAAAATAGAATCATTTATGCTTATTAGTCCATTTCTTGCGATTTTTTCTTTTAAATTTTCAATATGGCTCTCTAAGTATGAACGTTTTATTACTAAATTTTTTCCTGGTTCATTAATTTTTGTAGAATTAGAAAAAAAATGAAAATTAGCCAAATATCATCTGTCATTTTTTTAATTATAGCATCCTTCTTTTTTAGTTTTTATTTTGGTCATCTTGGACTGATGCCACTAGATGATTTACAGAATTTCAATTCAGGTTTTAGAGTACTTAAAGGTGACTTTCCTTTTAAAGATTATTATTCTATTACAGGTCCATTGTTAGATATTTGGCAATCAAACTTTTATAAAATTTTTGATGTTAGCTGGCAAAGTTTTGTAATTCATGCTTCACTAATGAATGCTATTTACGCAATCTCATTATACCACTTTTGTAAAAAATTCTCATTAGGCAGTTTTCAATCTTTTTTCATAGCTTTAAGTGGAGGTTTATTGATGTATCCAACTGCAGGTAATCCAACTGTAGAACATCATTCCTTAATCTTAAGCCTAATTGCAACATTATTTTTTATATTAGGTCAGAAATATAATAATAATTATAAAATCTATATTTCAATTTTTGTATTTTTCTTAGCATTTTTTATAAAACAAGTGCCAACCGTATATTTTATATTTATATGTATCCTAATTTATTTTTCACAAGCTGTTTGTAAACTAAATACAATAAATACTTTCAAATATTTTTTCTTTACCCTAGGCTGTTTAATGCTATTTCTTTTTTATTTTTACTCAAATGGTGTTTTAATAAATGACATAATTAATCAATATTTTATTATTGCTTTTAATCTCGGTGAAAGTAGATTTGATAATATTAACTTACATTTTTTATACGAAAAAATTTCTAAATTATTTTATTTAATATTCTTAGTAATTCCTTCAACTTGGCTGCTGATATCTAAAAAAAAAAAGTTACCTTTTTTAATGATAATCAGCTTATCAATAATTATATGTTTTTATGAAATACACTCAAATAATCAACCTATAACTTTTGCTGTGTTGCCTGTATTGATTATTTTTTTAATATCACCTTTAACAAAACAAAATATAAATAGTAAATTTTTAAATTATTTTTTTTATATAATTATTTTCTATTGTTTTTTTAGAATACTAAGATTTGAAATTTATTATTTATTTGCTCTAATTTTTTTACTTATATATTTATTTTTAAAAAAAAATATTTTATTAAAAAATCTTATAATTATTTATCTTCTTATATCTACATGTTTTTATTTTGAAAAATACGTTAAATATAGAGCATGGGATGACTTAAATAAGGAGAAAATGTTACTTACTTTTAAAGGTGAGGAGATAGACAAAAAATTTAAATATTTAAAATGGCGAACAATAAATTTTGAAGATATCAATAAAGAAAAGAAATTAATCATTGAAACCTTAAGTTTTTTGCAAAACCTAAATAATGATACAAACTATATTTTAATTAGTGATTACCAAATTTATAATGCTGTATTAAATAGAAAAGATTTTTCTCCAGTAAAATATTGGTTTAGTGATGCAACATATCCATCTAAAAATAAAGTTTTAAGAGAAGATTTTGATCAATTTTTTAAAAATAAAATTATAGATAATAATATTTCCTTAATTTTAATCGATAACACGGCAAAATTTAAGTCTAAAGAATTAAAAGATTTCAATTGGTTATATCCATGTTTAAACGAATTATCTCATGAAATGGACGACTCTATAGATATTTTTAAAATAAAAGCAGATTGTGTTTAAATTTCAATCTATCCATTCCTTATATTTATCAATATTATTTAATAAATATTCAGGATAGGTATTATCTATATTAATTTTTGTATAACTTTGATCTCTTCCAATTATATCTAACTTATTTTCAATTTTGTTTTTAATTTGAGAAATATTTAAATATTTTTCCTCAATTTTTTCTTTAAAGATATATGGATCATTAGTTTCACACAAATTTCTATATTTATATAAAAGTTCCTTGGGGGATTTTAAATTACAAAAATGCCATCCACCATTTTCAATAATATTATTTAAACGAAACTTATCTAATCTCCACCATGGTCTTTTTTTAAACTTTAGACCTCTTAACCATTGAGGGGATTTTAAATATTTTTTTTGACATATTCTGCTTCCAAACCAAAAAGGATTTGTTTTTGAAATAAAGTTAAATTTGTAATAAAAATGATTCTGTTTAAAAACTGCATATTTCATTTTTTTTTTAAAAATAGATATTTTTTTAGGATTTGGTATTTCATCAAGATCAGATATAAGAATTATATCTTCATTTTTTGATTTATCTAAACCTCTGGTAATACAATTTCTTTGAAAATTTTCCCTAAGATATGGATTGTCTCCATCTGGCATATCTTCAACTGGTATATAAATAATTTTATCTTTAAATTTAGAAAATTTATTTATATCAAACCTAAGTTTTTTTGGATTATTTTGCCAAGTCTTATTTCCTTCAACAATTACAAAATAATCAACGTAGTCATTTAAAATGTTTAGTCTTAGGTCTAAAAGCAGATCTTCATCCCAATACGAAAAACAATCATATAATTTTGTCATTTTTCTTTATTTATTTTTAAAACTCCTATGAAAGCCTCTTGAGGTATTTCTACTCTACCAAATTGTTTTGATCTAGCTTTTCCTTTTTTTTGTTTTTCTAATAATTTTCTTTTTCTATCTGTAGCACCACCACCATGAATTTTTGTTAAAACATCCTTTTTAAAACCTTTTATTGTTTCTCTAGCAATAATTTTTCCGCCTATTGCTGCTTGAACTGGTATCATAAAATTATGTCTTGGAATTAAGTCTTTAAGTTTTTCACAAACTTCTCTTCCTGTTCTTTGTGCGAAGTCTTTATGTATCATCATTGCCAAAGCGTCTACTGGTTCTCCATTTACTAAAATACTTAATTTTACTAGATCACCTTCACGATGTTCTATGATCTCATAATCAAAACTCGCATAACCACTAGTCATAGATTTTATTCTATCGTTAAAATCAAAAACTACTTCATTTAATGGGAGCTCATATGACAATACCGCTCTATTACCTGAATAACTTAAATTAGTTTGAATTCCTCTTTTGTCTTGGCAAAGTTTTATAATTGATCCTAGATATTCATCTGGAGTAATTACTGTAGCTTTTATCCAAGGTTCCTCTATTGATTTTATAAGTGTTGGATCTGGTAAACTTGAGGGATTTTGTAAATCAATAATATCGCCATTATTAAGATGTACTTTGTAAACAACACCAGGTGTAGTTGTTAACAGATTAACGTCAAACTCTCTTTCCAATCTTTCTGTTATTATCTCTAGATGTAATAATCCTAAAAAACCACACCTAAATCCTAAGCCCAATGCAGATG
The DNA window shown above is from alpha proteobacterium HIMB5 and carries:
- a CDS encoding methyltransferase family protein (PFAM: Methyltransferase domain); the protein is MTFKIFDYNSIEYGFYDKIFHNKQGVRSSWHQIKFNFIKNKIKNKNVHLDIGCGPGTFISLLKNKLSIGIDISSKQINFAKNKYGSKKRKFLLLKKDIPSKNNFYNSVSLIELIEHLSDKKISKLMNETYRVLKPGGKVYITTPNYLSLWPIIEIFVNKFSNISYDHQHINKFNKYNILKIINPKKFRVKKIESFMLISPFLAIFSFKFSIWLSKYERFITKFFPGSLIFVELEKK
- a CDS encoding Glycosyltransferase family 17 (PFAM: Glycosyltransferase family 17), with amino-acid sequence MTKLYDCFSYWDEDLLLDLRLNILNDYVDYFVIVEGNKTWQNNPKKLRFDINKFSKFKDKIIYIPVEDMPDGDNPYLRENFQRNCITRGLDKSKNEDIILISDLDEIPNPKKISIFKKKMKYAVFKQNHFYYKFNFISKTNPFWFGSRICQKKYLKSPQWLRGLKFKKRPWWRLDKFRLNNIIENGGWHFCNLKSPKELLYKYRNLCETNDPYIFKEKIEEKYLNISQIKNKIENKLDIIGRDQSYTKINIDNTYPEYLLNNIDKYKEWID